A single Thermoanaerobacterium sp. RBIITD DNA region contains:
- the zwf gene encoding glucose-6-phosphate dehydrogenase yields MSLNEFSSIMVIFGGTGDLTHRKLMPALYNLLFEKNLPENFCIVSVGRRDKTNESYRNEVYESIKNFSRIELDENVWKVLKNKIYYQKFDFHDDNGYTHLKGLLSELDDNYNTNGNRIFYLAVAPEYFELIVEKLNEHGMVENNRSWQRVMIEKPFGKDLNSAKYLNKKITEVFREKNTYRIDHYLGKEMLQNIMVIRFANVFFEPVWNNKYVDNIQISSSETVGIENRGGYYEKAGALRDMVQNHMLQLITLTAMEPPVDLSTESIHDEKVKVLKSLQELTPELVLKNAIRGQYKGYREEEKVKPNSDTETYVALKIYIENFRWAGVPFYIRTGKRLPVKSTEIIVQFKPLPGILFFKENGGLTPNLLVIKIQPEEGVFLQFNAKKPGTSNKIIPVQMDFCQNCQVGSNSPEAYERLIYDALRGDSTLFTRWDEVEYSWKYVDKIAEVWRNEKPNFPNYEAGTWGPIEADKLILKDNFKWWNIGGSNNENL; encoded by the coding sequence ATGTCATTAAATGAGTTTTCAAGTATTATGGTTATATTTGGCGGAACTGGCGACTTGACACATAGAAAGTTAATGCCAGCTTTGTATAATTTGTTATTTGAAAAAAACCTCCCAGAAAATTTTTGTATTGTATCAGTTGGCAGACGCGATAAAACTAATGAGTCATATCGCAATGAAGTTTACGAATCAATAAAGAATTTTTCAAGGATAGAATTAGATGAAAATGTCTGGAAAGTATTAAAGAATAAAATTTATTATCAAAAGTTTGACTTTCACGATGATAATGGTTATACACATTTGAAAGGATTATTAAGTGAACTGGATGATAATTACAATACAAATGGTAATAGAATATTTTATTTGGCTGTTGCACCAGAGTATTTTGAACTTATAGTCGAAAAATTAAATGAGCATGGCATGGTTGAAAATAATAGGTCCTGGCAGAGGGTTATGATAGAAAAACCTTTTGGGAAGGATTTGAATTCGGCTAAATACCTTAATAAAAAGATAACTGAAGTTTTTAGAGAAAAAAATACCTATAGGATTGACCATTATCTCGGCAAAGAAATGCTCCAGAATATTATGGTTATACGATTTGCAAATGTTTTTTTTGAACCTGTTTGGAATAACAAGTATGTAGATAATATTCAAATATCCTCAAGTGAAACCGTTGGTATTGAAAATAGGGGTGGTTATTATGAAAAAGCCGGAGCATTAAGGGATATGGTACAAAACCATATGTTACAGCTTATAACACTGACAGCCATGGAACCGCCTGTAGACCTTTCAACTGAATCTATACATGATGAAAAGGTAAAAGTGTTAAAATCACTACAAGAACTTACCCCAGAACTTGTATTAAAAAATGCTATAAGAGGGCAATACAAGGGATATAGAGAAGAAGAAAAGGTCAAACCTAACTCAGATACAGAAACATATGTCGCTTTAAAAATATATATAGAAAACTTTAGGTGGGCCGGTGTACCTTTTTATATTAGAACAGGGAAAAGACTTCCGGTTAAATCTACGGAGATAATAGTGCAGTTTAAGCCTCTTCCGGGCATATTGTTTTTTAAAGAAAATGGTGGATTGACACCAAATTTATTAGTTATAAAAATTCAACCAGAAGAAGGTGTATTTTTACAGTTTAATGCCAAAAAGCCAGGCACTTCTAACAAAATAATTCCAGTTCAAATGGATTTTTGTCAGAACTGCCAAGTAGGCAGCAATTCACCTGAAGCATATGAAAGATTGATATATGATGCTCTAAGAGGTGATTCAACACTCTTTACACGATGGGATGAAGTTGAGTACTCATGGAAATACGTTGATAAAATTGCAGAAGTGTGGAGAAATGAAAAACCGAATTTTCCAAATTATGAAGCTGGTACTTGGGGACCAATAGAGGCAGATAAGCTTATCTTAAAAGACAACTTTAAATGGTGGAATATAGGAGGCTCTAATAATGAAAATTTATGA
- the gnd gene encoding phosphogluconate dehydrogenase (NAD(+)-dependent, decarboxylating), with amino-acid sequence MKIGLVGLGKMGYNLALNMRDHGHEVVAYNRTLERVKEAEKVGITGAYSVKELVDKLDRRRVIWLMVPAGSPVDEMIDKILPHLQEHDIIIDGGNSYYKDTLKRYEMLKSKGVDFVDVGTSGGIEGARHGACTMVGAEDEVFKYIEPIIKDISIKNGYLHTGKNGTGHFVKMVHNGIEYGMLQAIGEGFEVLEKSQFDFDYKEIARVWNHGSVIRGWLMELMIDAFKKDPKLEAIKGVMHSSGEGLWTVQEALELKVSVPVIAESLFMRYRSEENDTFAGKVVAALRNEFGGHAVEKK; translated from the coding sequence ATGAAAATAGGACTTGTTGGACTTGGCAAAATGGGGTATAATCTTGCATTAAATATGAGAGACCATGGACATGAGGTTGTTGCATACAACAGGACATTAGAAAGAGTAAAAGAAGCAGAAAAAGTGGGCATTACTGGTGCTTATAGTGTAAAAGAATTAGTAGATAAATTAGATAGAAGAAGAGTTATATGGCTTATGGTGCCAGCTGGCAGTCCTGTTGATGAAATGATTGATAAAATTTTACCACATTTACAGGAACATGATATTATAATTGATGGTGGCAATTCATATTATAAAGATACATTAAAAAGATATGAAATGCTTAAATCTAAAGGAGTAGATTTTGTTGATGTTGGAACAAGCGGTGGGATAGAAGGAGCAAGACATGGTGCATGTACTATGGTCGGCGCAGAAGATGAAGTATTCAAATATATAGAACCGATTATAAAAGATATTAGTATAAAAAATGGTTATTTACATACTGGAAAAAATGGTACAGGACATTTTGTTAAAATGGTTCATAATGGGATTGAATACGGAATGCTACAAGCGATAGGGGAAGGTTTTGAAGTTCTTGAAAAGAGTCAATTTGATTTTGATTATAAAGAGATAGCTAGAGTATGGAATCATGGATCCGTCATTCGTGGTTGGTTAATGGAGTTAATGATAGATGCATTCAAAAAAGATCCTAAATTAGAGGCAATAAAAGGCGTTATGCATTCATCTGGTGAAGGGTTATGGACTGTTCAGGAAGCCTTAGAGCTAAAAGTTTCAGTACCTGTTATTGCAGAGTCCCTTTTTATGAGATATCGTTCAGAAGAAAATGATACATTTGCTGGCAAAGTTGTTGCAGCACTGAGAAATGAATTTGGTGGTCACGCAGTAGAAAAGAAGTAA
- a CDS encoding cyclase family protein has protein sequence MKIYDISMNINHYMPVYKNKLDKRPNLIVNKDFPADKVHESRICMDMHTGTHFDAPLHMIEGGDTIENYDINKAISKCKVLDMTNVNEKITVDDLKNKDIKSGEFILLKTKNSFDEVFNLEFIYLEMSGAEYLKEKSVIGVGIDSLGIERAQENHETHKILLNNNITILEGLRLKDIEEGEYTLFAAPLKIDRAEAAPARALLLKED, from the coding sequence ATGAAAATTTATGACATATCAATGAATATAAACCATTATATGCCTGTATATAAAAATAAACTAGATAAAAGGCCTAATCTAATTGTGAATAAGGATTTTCCTGCTGATAAAGTTCATGAGTCGAGAATTTGTATGGACATGCATACAGGGACACATTTTGATGCACCACTTCACATGATAGAGGGTGGAGATACAATTGAAAACTATGATATAAATAAGGCTATTTCAAAATGTAAAGTTCTTGATATGACAAATGTAAATGAAAAAATCACCGTAGATGATTTAAAAAATAAGGATATAAAAAGTGGCGAATTTATTTTACTAAAGACGAAAAATTCTTTTGACGAGGTTTTTAACTTAGAGTTTATATATCTTGAAATGAGTGGCGCAGAATATCTTAAGGAAAAGAGTGTTATAGGTGTTGGTATAGATTCTCTAGGGATTGAAAGAGCGCAAGAGAACCATGAAACACATAAAATTTTGCTCAACAATAATATAACAATACTTGAAGGATTGAGATTAAAAGACATCGAAGAAGGAGAATATACATTATTTGCAGCTCCATTGAAGATAGATAGAGCAGAGGCAGCACCAGCCAGAGCGTTACTGTTAAAGGAAGATTAG